One Dissulfuribacter thermophilus genomic region harbors:
- a CDS encoding C-GCAxxG-C-C family protein: protein MTPDDMAKMATELFEKGFHCSQATFYCGLKKLGIEDGEDTIAALSPFGGGIASTGNTCGTILGAIAVIGYLYGKKRPEDKDGKLMWKLSHKLFKAFEEITAEYGGTNCRDIARVNWSDMNEVKKFRTDPLSRRKECFKVIEKTARALGELLEQNQL, encoded by the coding sequence ATGACACCAGATGATATGGCAAAAATGGCTACAGAACTTTTTGAAAAGGGATTTCACTGTAGTCAGGCAACCTTTTACTGTGGTCTAAAAAAACTGGGCATAGAGGATGGAGAGGATACAATCGCAGCCCTTTCCCCTTTTGGCGGAGGTATTGCAAGTACAGGAAATACTTGCGGTACCATACTTGGTGCCATTGCTGTAATAGGATACCTGTACGGCAAGAAAAGGCCTGAAGACAAAGATGGAAAATTAATGTGGAAGCTTAGCCATAAACTTTTCAAGGCATTTGAAGAGATAACAGCTGAATACGGCGGAACAAATTGCAGGGATATCGCTAGAGTGAACTGGAGTGACATGAACGAGGTCAAGAAATTCAGAACTGATCCACTCAGTAGGAGAAAAGAGTGTTTCAAAGTCATTGAAAAAACAGCAAGAGCCCTTGGGGAGCTATTAGAACAAAATCAACTCTAA